From one Flavobacterium kingsejongi genomic stretch:
- a CDS encoding porin family protein yields the protein MKKLIVVAFLILAGTVSTQAQIVRFGVKAGANFANYNGGVDGIDYKSLTSYHAGLVAEINVVQNFSVQPELLYSTQGATYKFADARDDFKNETAYISIPVMAKFYLLTDRLSIDVGPQFSFLVSEKNDVNLSDNQSFDFAAAGGVTLKVTESLFAQARYTIGLTEANKDAEVKNAVFQVSLGYLF from the coding sequence ATGAAAAAACTGATAGTCGTTGCCTTTTTGATTCTTGCCGGAACGGTAAGTACGCAAGCACAAATTGTACGCTTTGGTGTAAAAGCCGGAGCTAACTTTGCCAATTACAATGGCGGTGTTGACGGTATTGATTACAAATCCCTTACCAGCTACCATGCCGGTTTAGTGGCTGAAATTAATGTAGTACAAAATTTCTCTGTACAACCTGAATTACTATATTCTACACAAGGAGCAACTTATAAATTTGCAGATGCCAGAGACGATTTCAAAAATGAAACCGCTTATATCTCTATCCCTGTGATGGCTAAATTCTACCTATTAACGGATCGTTTGAGCATTGACGTAGGACCACAATTCTCTTTTCTGGTAAGTGAGAAAAATGATGTGAACCTTAGTGACAACCAATCATTCGATTTTGCTGCTGCCGGAGGCGTAACCTTAAAAGTTACAGAAAGCCTTTTTGCACAGGCCCGTTATACAATCGGTCTTACAGAAGCGAATAAAGATGCAGAAGTTAAAAATGCTGTATTCCAGGTATCTTTAGGTTACTTATTCTAG
- a CDS encoding AAA family ATPase — MEKEIVVIIGGPGTGKTTIIDVLIAQGHCCYPEISREVTMEAKKQGIEQLFLENPLLFSELLLEGRKKQYREALEEDCNIIFLDRGIPDVLAYMHYIGDAYPPFFDEACRDHTYTKIFILPPWEEIYTGDDARYENYDQAKLIYNHLVETYENYGYQLIEVPKDTLENRISYILGRLDC; from the coding sequence TTGGAAAAAGAAATCGTTGTTATCATTGGAGGTCCGGGAACCGGCAAAACCACTATTATAGATGTGCTAATTGCTCAGGGACATTGCTGCTATCCTGAAATTTCCCGTGAAGTTACTATGGAAGCTAAAAAACAGGGAATCGAACAATTGTTCCTCGAAAACCCACTACTATTCAGCGAATTATTGCTGGAAGGGCGGAAAAAGCAATACCGGGAAGCACTGGAAGAAGACTGCAATATCATTTTCCTCGATCGCGGCATCCCAGATGTGCTCGCTTACATGCATTACATCGGCGACGCTTATCCTCCTTTTTTTGACGAAGCCTGCAGGGACCATACCTACACTAAAATATTCATCCTCCCGCCCTGGGAAGAAATCTATACCGGCGATGATGCCCGTTATGAAAACTACGACCAGGCAAAACTCATATACAACCATTTGGTCGAAACCTATGAAAACTATGGCTACCAACTGATTGAAGTACCAAAAGATACACTCGAAAACCGGATCAGTTATATTTTAGGGCGACTCGATTGTTAA
- the aroQ gene encoding type II 3-dehydroquinate dehydratase — protein sequence MKIIIINGPNLNLLGKREPEIYGSQTFEAYFELLQEKFPTLEMEYYQSNIEGELIGKIQEKGFSYDGIILNAGAYTHTSIGIGDAIKAVTTPVIEVHISNTFSRESFRHQSYISPVAKGVILGFGMKGYDLALLSLL from the coding sequence ATGAAAATAATTATCATCAATGGCCCTAACCTGAACCTGTTAGGAAAAAGAGAACCCGAAATATACGGCAGCCAGACTTTCGAAGCTTATTTTGAATTGCTGCAGGAAAAATTCCCAACACTGGAAATGGAATATTACCAAAGTAATATTGAAGGGGAACTTATTGGGAAAATTCAGGAAAAAGGATTTTCCTATGATGGCATCATACTCAACGCAGGAGCCTATACCCATACTTCTATTGGGATTGGCGATGCGATCAAAGCAGTAACAACACCCGTTATTGAGGTACACATCTCCAATACTTTTTCCAGAGAAAGTTTCAGGCACCAATCTTATATTTCACCAGTTGCCAAAGGAGTTATCCTCGGCTTTGGGATGAAAGGTTACGATCTTGCACTGCTTTCCCTTTTATAA
- a CDS encoding HU family DNA-binding protein, with product MNKSELIDAIAADAGISKAAAKKALESFLGNIEGTLKKGGRVSLVGFGSWSVSNRAARDGRNPQSGATIKIAAKNVVKFKAGAELEGALNK from the coding sequence ATGAACAAATCAGAATTAATCGATGCTATCGCTGCTGATGCAGGAATCAGCAAAGCTGCTGCAAAAAAAGCATTAGAATCTTTTTTAGGCAATATTGAAGGAACTTTGAAAAAAGGCGGAAGAGTTTCTTTAGTAGGTTTCGGATCTTGGTCTGTATCTAACAGAGCTGCAAGAGACGGAAGAAACCCACAAAGTGGAGCGACTATCAAAATTGCTGCAAAAAATGTAGTGAAATTTAAAGCTGGTGCTGAACTTGAAGGCGCACTAAACAAATAA
- a CDS encoding RecQ family ATP-dependent DNA helicase: protein MQKAQEILKKYWKHEQFRGLQQPIITSVLGGNDTVGLMPTGGGKSVCFQIPALLNEGICLVISPLVALIKDQVQNLQSKGIKAIAMTGGIKSDEMIDLLDNCQFGNYKFLYLSPERLQSDWIMDRIKNLPISLIAIDEAHCVSQWGHDFRPAFLKIGGLKDHFPKIPFLALTASATPRVREDIITQLGMTAPNVFQSSFIRENIAYMVFETEDKLFRIEQILRKNPQPSIIYARNRKACHETAAQLQSLGFTATFYHGGLPPKEKEKNMNRWMSDQVQVMVATNAFGMGIDKPNVKTVIHIHLPENLENYYQEAGRGGRNGEKSFAVLLTTQSDVLHAENQFIAVLPDKQFLKEAYIKLCNYFQIAYGEGINEQFSFNLNQFCNIYKFPVLKTYNTFQFLDRQGIITLSQEFSEKVTIQFIIDQKEVVRYMSLNRSDEEVLLALLRSYPGIHEMPSAINLAMIARKAKTTESFVKSVFERLQQKKIIEYQAQSNDALLTFNEVREDDKTINRVTKYLERQNNLKKEQLQSVLHYVTTKDKCKSRMILTYFGETELTDCGHCSYCITKNKPRNDYKKMADQFLELLSERALTSRDLLIITNYREADIIFVLQLMLENKSIAINAVNQYYRR, encoded by the coding sequence ATGCAGAAAGCACAGGAAATCCTAAAAAAGTACTGGAAACACGAACAATTCCGCGGACTACAGCAACCCATCATCACATCGGTTCTCGGCGGGAATGACACCGTAGGGCTTATGCCTACAGGAGGTGGAAAATCGGTTTGTTTCCAGATTCCGGCTTTACTCAACGAAGGTATTTGCCTAGTGATCTCTCCATTGGTCGCACTAATCAAGGACCAGGTACAGAATCTGCAAAGCAAAGGTATTAAAGCCATTGCCATGACAGGCGGTATCAAATCCGATGAAATGATCGACCTTTTAGACAATTGCCAATTTGGAAATTACAAATTCCTATACCTTTCCCCGGAACGCCTTCAGTCAGACTGGATTATGGATCGGATTAAAAACCTGCCCATCAGCCTCATCGCGATTGACGAAGCCCACTGCGTTTCCCAATGGGGCCATGATTTCCGCCCGGCCTTTCTAAAAATCGGTGGACTCAAAGACCATTTCCCAAAAATTCCTTTCTTGGCACTGACTGCTTCGGCAACCCCAAGGGTACGGGAAGATATTATTACCCAACTCGGGATGACAGCCCCCAATGTATTCCAGTCCTCTTTTATACGGGAGAATATCGCCTATATGGTTTTTGAAACCGAGGATAAACTATTCCGCATTGAACAAATCCTACGGAAAAACCCACAGCCATCCATTATTTATGCCCGGAATCGCAAAGCCTGTCATGAGACTGCAGCCCAACTGCAATCCCTGGGTTTCACAGCGACATTCTATCACGGTGGATTGCCTCCAAAAGAAAAGGAGAAAAACATGAACCGCTGGATGAGTGATCAGGTACAGGTAATGGTAGCTACCAATGCATTTGGTATGGGGATTGACAAACCCAATGTAAAAACGGTCATCCACATCCACCTGCCTGAAAATCTCGAAAACTACTATCAGGAAGCCGGACGCGGCGGCAGGAATGGAGAAAAATCATTTGCCGTGCTACTCACCACCCAAAGCGATGTACTCCATGCAGAAAACCAATTTATAGCAGTCCTGCCCGATAAGCAGTTCCTGAAAGAAGCTTATATCAAACTCTGCAATTATTTCCAGATTGCCTATGGCGAAGGAATTAACGAACAATTTTCCTTCAATCTGAATCAATTTTGCAACATTTATAAATTCCCGGTTCTTAAAACCTACAATACCTTTCAATTCCTGGACCGACAAGGTATCATTACGTTGTCCCAGGAGTTTTCAGAAAAAGTCACAATACAGTTCATCATTGACCAAAAAGAAGTGGTACGCTACATGAGCCTGAACCGTAGCGACGAAGAAGTCCTCCTGGCATTGCTTCGAAGTTATCCCGGTATCCACGAAATGCCTTCCGCGATCAACCTGGCCATGATAGCCCGGAAAGCTAAAACAACAGAATCTTTTGTGAAGTCCGTTTTTGAAAGGTTACAACAAAAGAAGATTATAGAATACCAGGCCCAAAGCAATGATGCCCTTTTGACATTTAACGAAGTCCGGGAAGACGATAAAACCATCAATAGGGTTACCAAATACCTTGAAAGGCAAAACAACTTAAAAAAAGAGCAACTACAATCCGTCCTGCACTATGTTACCACCAAAGACAAATGCAAAAGCCGCATGATCCTCACCTATTTTGGCGAAACAGAACTTACCGACTGTGGCCATTGCTCCTATTGCATTACTAAAAATAAGCCACGCAACGATTATAAAAAAATGGCAGATCAATTCCTGGAGCTGCTTTCCGAAAGAGCTTTAACATCAAGAGATCTGCTAATTATTACCAATTATCGGGAAGCGGATATTATCTTTGTGCTCCAGTTGATGCTGGAGAACAAGAGCATCGCCATTAATGCGGTCAATCAATATTACCGCCGCTAA
- a CDS encoding DUF5686 and carboxypeptidase regulatory-like domain-containing protein, translating to MNKFYTLLFFLLFTALSFAQIRGKVTAKSGEILPYVSILVANTYNGSSSNDLGNYEINIREKGKYTLIFQSLGYKTKKVTIDVVAFPHQLDIELEDENFTLDEVVISNQENPANAIIKKAIASKKINSAKTDKFKADFYSRGIFRVKDMPKKIMGVEVGDFDGTLDSTRTGILYLSETVSKIIYQKPDKIKEEIIASKVSGNDNGFSFNTASETDYDFYDNYVDFNINMVSPIANNAFNYYKYKLEGSFYDDNNNQINKIKVIAKRDKEPVFEGYIYIVEDSWAIYAVDLEVLGYRAQQPIMEKMTITQNYNYNTQTKMWVKNLQTLDFSAGIFGIQFTGKFTHVFSNYEFKDAFEKKTFSREIATFATDSNKKEDSYWDTYRPVPLTEEEVADYKKKDSIQTIRKSIVYLDSIDAKGNKFKVGKILTGYTYTNTFKKTRFNYEGLLNIGSLGFNTVQGWNFGTGFSFRKYDESTGKSSAASVNFNYGVAEDRLRVIGAFSHRFNTKNYASFSISGGSKAEQFNSNEPIINIVNSVSTLFFKDNYMKLYNKEFLQFVYGQEVVNGIYASAKVEYSARKPLFNTTDYVLIKNNKEYTSNNPLAPNDYSTPAFSKHNLVKATIGTRIRFAQDYITRPDGKMNIPNSKYPTLSLAYEKGLAGSEDRYNYDLIAGTVSYRTTIGNKGDFGINIKGGKFFNAENIAFMDYKHFNGNQTHVGLTGNYLNSFNLMPYYTHSTNDAYFEFHAEHNFKGYIMNKIPLLNQLQWNLIIGAHQAATPDYKPYQEFTVGFDNVGFGKFRVFRVDYVRSYQGGFQADGIIVGFKFGGLLD from the coding sequence ATGAATAAATTTTACACCTTACTTTTCTTCTTATTATTCACCGCTTTAAGCTTTGCACAAATCCGTGGTAAAGTAACTGCAAAATCAGGCGAAATATTACCTTACGTCAGTATACTGGTCGCCAATACCTATAACGGAAGTTCCTCTAATGATTTAGGGAATTATGAAATCAATATCCGGGAAAAGGGAAAATATACCCTAATCTTCCAGTCCCTCGGCTATAAAACAAAAAAAGTTACGATTGATGTGGTAGCTTTTCCACACCAACTGGATATCGAATTGGAAGATGAGAATTTCACATTGGACGAAGTTGTTATTTCCAATCAGGAAAACCCAGCCAATGCCATTATTAAAAAAGCAATTGCAAGTAAAAAAATTAATTCGGCTAAAACGGACAAATTCAAAGCAGACTTTTATTCGCGTGGGATTTTCCGGGTAAAAGACATGCCTAAAAAAATCATGGGCGTAGAAGTTGGCGATTTCGACGGCACTCTGGACTCTACACGAACCGGAATATTATATTTGTCGGAGACCGTATCTAAAATAATTTACCAGAAACCGGACAAAATCAAAGAAGAAATCATTGCTTCAAAAGTCAGTGGAAACGACAATGGCTTCAGTTTCAATACGGCCAGCGAAACCGACTATGATTTTTATGACAATTATGTGGACTTCAATATCAATATGGTATCGCCAATTGCTAATAATGCCTTCAATTATTACAAATACAAATTAGAAGGTTCTTTCTATGACGATAACAACAACCAGATTAATAAAATAAAAGTCATTGCCAAACGGGATAAGGAACCTGTGTTTGAAGGTTACATCTATATTGTCGAAGACAGCTGGGCGATTTATGCTGTTGACCTCGAAGTATTGGGTTATCGGGCACAACAGCCTATTATGGAAAAAATGACGATTACCCAGAATTACAATTACAACACCCAAACGAAAATGTGGGTAAAAAATCTCCAGACCCTCGACTTTAGTGCTGGGATCTTTGGAATACAATTCACTGGAAAATTCACACACGTTTTTAGTAATTACGAATTTAAGGACGCTTTTGAAAAGAAAACATTCTCCAGGGAGATTGCCACATTTGCTACTGACTCCAATAAAAAAGAAGACAGTTACTGGGATACTTACCGTCCTGTTCCACTAACGGAAGAAGAAGTTGCCGACTACAAGAAAAAAGACAGCATCCAGACGATCCGTAAATCAATCGTCTACCTGGATTCTATAGATGCGAAAGGCAATAAATTTAAAGTTGGAAAAATTTTAACTGGCTACACCTATACCAATACCTTCAAAAAAACACGCTTTAATTACGAGGGATTGCTCAATATCGGATCTCTTGGATTCAATACGGTACAAGGTTGGAATTTCGGGACCGGATTCTCCTTTCGGAAATATGATGAAAGTACAGGTAAATCATCAGCTGCCAGCGTAAATTTTAACTATGGAGTAGCTGAAGACCGTTTGCGTGTGATAGGTGCGTTCTCTCACCGTTTCAATACAAAAAATTATGCCTCCTTTTCGATCTCCGGAGGAAGTAAGGCAGAGCAATTCAATTCAAACGAACCGATCATCAATATCGTCAACTCGGTCAGCACTTTGTTTTTTAAAGACAATTACATGAAGCTTTACAATAAAGAATTTTTACAGTTTGTCTATGGACAGGAAGTGGTAAATGGAATTTATGCGAGTGCTAAAGTTGAATATTCAGCCCGTAAGCCATTATTTAATACTACCGATTATGTCCTGATCAAAAATAACAAAGAGTATACCTCAAACAATCCTTTAGCGCCAAATGACTACAGTACTCCGGCTTTTTCAAAACACAATTTAGTAAAAGCGACTATTGGAACACGCATTCGCTTCGCACAGGATTACATTACGCGACCTGATGGAAAAATGAATATCCCGAACAGCAAATACCCGACACTGTCGCTGGCGTATGAAAAAGGTCTTGCCGGTAGTGAAGACCGTTATAATTATGATTTAATTGCAGGAACAGTTAGCTATCGTACGACCATTGGTAATAAGGGTGATTTTGGCATCAATATTAAAGGAGGAAAATTCTTTAATGCCGAAAACATCGCTTTTATGGATTACAAACATTTCAATGGTAATCAAACCCATGTAGGATTAACCGGAAACTACCTGAATTCATTCAACCTGATGCCCTATTACACCCACAGCACTAATGATGCTTATTTCGAATTCCATGCAGAGCATAACTTTAAAGGGTACATCATGAACAAAATTCCATTACTCAATCAACTGCAATGGAATTTAATTATAGGCGCACACCAGGCCGCTACACCCGATTACAAACCGTATCAGGAATTTACTGTTGGTTTTGATAATGTTGGATTTGGAAAATTCCGGGTATTCCGCGTGGATTATGTACGCTCGTACCAGGGAGGATTTCAGGCCGACGGTATCATTGTAGGATTTAAATTTGGCGGCTTACTGGATTAA
- the murA gene encoding UDP-N-acetylglucosamine 1-carboxyvinyltransferase — protein sequence METFKIEGNVPLKGEITPQGAKNEALQILCAVLLTPEVVTINNIPDIIDVNKLISLLKNLGVKVTKIAKGSYTFQADAINMEYLESEAFKKEGSSLRGSIMIVGPLLARFGKGYIPKPGGDKIGRRRLDTHFEGLINLGAKFRYNKEDHFYGVESPRLKGATMLLDEASVTGTANIVMAAVLAEGKSAIYNAACEPYLQQLCKMLNRMGAKITGIGSNLLEIEGVTALNGCEHTILPDMIEIGSWIGLAAMTRSEITIKNVSWENLGVIPGTFRKLGITLEQKGDDIYIPAHTDGYEIQNYIDGSILTISDAPWPGFTPDLLSIVLVVATQARGSVLIHQKMFESRLFFVDKLIDMGAKIILCDPHRAVVIGHDFKSQLKATTMSSPDIRAGISLLIAALSAKGTSTIQNIEQIYRGYENIEERLKSLGAKIVSE from the coding sequence ATGGAAACTTTCAAAATTGAAGGAAATGTACCTTTAAAAGGTGAAATTACTCCGCAAGGAGCAAAAAATGAGGCCTTACAGATTTTATGTGCTGTATTGCTTACTCCGGAAGTAGTTACAATCAACAATATCCCGGATATTATTGATGTAAACAAATTGATTTCCTTATTGAAAAACCTTGGTGTAAAAGTTACTAAAATCGCGAAAGGATCGTATACGTTCCAGGCCGATGCTATTAACATGGAATACCTGGAATCAGAAGCTTTTAAGAAAGAAGGAAGTTCCCTTAGAGGTTCTATTATGATCGTAGGCCCGTTATTGGCGCGTTTCGGAAAAGGATATATTCCAAAGCCAGGTGGAGACAAAATCGGGAGAAGACGTTTGGATACCCATTTTGAAGGACTGATTAATCTGGGGGCAAAATTCAGGTACAACAAAGAAGATCATTTTTATGGCGTTGAATCTCCAAGATTAAAAGGAGCGACTATGTTATTAGATGAAGCTTCTGTAACCGGAACGGCAAATATCGTAATGGCCGCAGTATTGGCAGAAGGAAAAAGCGCCATTTATAATGCAGCTTGTGAGCCTTACCTGCAGCAGCTTTGCAAAATGCTGAACCGTATGGGGGCAAAAATCACCGGTATTGGTTCCAACCTGCTGGAAATTGAAGGAGTAACGGCTTTGAATGGCTGTGAGCATACCATACTTCCGGATATGATTGAAATCGGATCCTGGATTGGACTTGCTGCGATGACCCGTAGTGAGATTACCATTAAAAATGTAAGCTGGGAAAATCTTGGGGTAATTCCGGGAACATTCCGAAAGCTTGGTATTACACTGGAACAAAAAGGCGATGATATCTATATCCCGGCTCATACCGACGGATATGAAATCCAAAATTATATTGATGGATCTATCCTGACTATTTCAGATGCACCGTGGCCTGGTTTTACACCGGATTTATTGAGCATTGTCCTGGTTGTAGCTACACAGGCTCGCGGTAGTGTATTGATTCACCAAAAAATGTTTGAAAGCCGCCTGTTCTTTGTCGATAAATTGATCGATATGGGCGCAAAAATCATTTTGTGTGATCCGCACCGTGCTGTAGTGATTGGGCATGATTTTAAATCACAACTGAAAGCGACGACCATGTCTTCACCAGATATCAGGGCTGGAATATCCTTGTTGATTGCAGCACTTTCTGCTAAAGGAACGAGTACAATCCAGAATATTGAACAAATCTACAGAGGTTATGAGAATATTGAAGAACGATTGAAAAGCCTTGGGGCAAAAATCGTTTCGGAATAA
- the fmt gene encoding methionyl-tRNA formyltransferase, producing MEKLKIVFMGTPDFAVGILDAILQNNYTVVGVITAADKPAGRGQKIKYSAVKEYALEHNLRLLQPTNLKNEAFLEELKSLEANLQVVVAFRMLPEAVWKMPKLGTFNLHASLLPQYRGAAPINWAIINGETKTGVTSFFIDDKIDTGAMILSKETPIDPEENAGQLHDRLMHLGSETVIETLALIASGKATTTVQEEKGEIKTAYKLNKENCKIDFTQPVEQVYNLIRGLSPYPAAWCFFADNEQEWNVKIYDAQLEKEAHDFPVGKIITTKKELKIAVTDGLIKVNSLQFPGKKKMNTAELLNGIAFSENAKAL from the coding sequence ATGGAAAAATTAAAAATCGTTTTTATGGGCACACCGGACTTTGCTGTCGGGATCCTGGATGCTATTCTCCAAAACAACTATACTGTTGTTGGCGTGATCACAGCTGCGGATAAACCGGCCGGGCGTGGGCAAAAAATAAAATATTCTGCCGTGAAAGAATATGCGCTGGAACACAACCTAAGGCTCCTACAACCGACCAACCTTAAAAACGAAGCCTTCCTGGAAGAGTTAAAAAGTCTCGAAGCCAATCTTCAGGTAGTTGTCGCTTTCCGTATGCTACCGGAAGCTGTCTGGAAAATGCCAAAACTTGGTACTTTTAACCTCCATGCTTCTTTATTGCCGCAATACCGTGGTGCAGCCCCTATCAATTGGGCCATTATAAACGGGGAAACAAAAACAGGGGTGACCTCATTTTTTATCGACGACAAAATCGATACCGGCGCAATGATCCTGAGCAAGGAAACCCCGATAGATCCCGAAGAAAATGCAGGACAACTGCACGACCGCCTGATGCATCTGGGGAGTGAAACAGTAATTGAAACACTGGCACTCATTGCATCAGGAAAAGCAACCACAACCGTACAGGAAGAAAAAGGAGAAATTAAAACGGCCTATAAACTCAACAAGGAAAACTGTAAAATTGACTTTACCCAGCCAGTAGAGCAAGTCTACAACCTCATCCGGGGACTTTCACCCTACCCCGCTGCCTGGTGCTTTTTTGCTGATAATGAGCAGGAATGGAACGTTAAGATTTATGATGCGCAACTCGAAAAAGAAGCCCACGATTTTCCAGTTGGAAAAATAATTACAACAAAAAAAGAACTAAAAATAGCGGTAACCGATGGTTTAATCAAGGTTAATAGCCTCCAATTTCCTGGAAAGAAAAAAATGAATACTGCTGAACTGCTCAATGGGATTGCATTTTCTGAAAATGCAAAAGCGTTGTAA
- a CDS encoding YqgE/AlgH family protein, translated as MISTNLHKGHLLVADPSLTGDLSFNRSVVLLADYNNEGSVGFILNKPLKYTIQDLIPEINANFKIYNGGPVEQDNLYFIHNIPELIPDSIEISSGIYWGGDFESTKDLINEGKINKNNIRFFLGYTGWDAQQLENEMQSNSWIISENSYRNKIIAKSPTHFWKEKILELGGDYLIWSNAPENPLLN; from the coding sequence ATGATATCTACAAATCTACACAAAGGACACCTTTTGGTTGCAGATCCCTCATTAACAGGTGATTTATCGTTTAATCGTTCGGTAGTCCTGTTAGCAGACTACAATAACGAAGGCTCGGTAGGATTCATTTTAAACAAACCTTTGAAATATACCATACAAGATTTGATTCCCGAAATCAATGCAAATTTTAAAATCTATAATGGTGGACCGGTAGAGCAGGACAACCTCTATTTTATCCACAATATTCCGGAACTGATTCCGGACAGTATAGAAATTTCAAGCGGCATTTATTGGGGAGGTGATTTTGAATCCACCAAAGATCTGATCAATGAAGGTAAAATCAACAAAAATAATATCCGCTTTTTCCTGGGATACACAGGATGGGATGCGCAACAGCTGGAAAATGAAATGCAGTCCAATTCCTGGATCATTTCAGAGAACAGCTACCGCAACAAGATAATTGCGAAATCACCTACACATTTTTGGAAAGAAAAAATTCTGGAACTGGGAGGCGATTACCTGATATGGTCGAATGCACCAGAGAATCCGTTACTGAATTAA
- a CDS encoding DUF493 family protein produces the protein MDKKTEEFYARLKEELNESSQWPIEYLYKFIVPTSAENIFYVENSFNDMGAVIETTPSKTGKYTAISINVRMKSADNIIEKYIEVSKVEGIISL, from the coding sequence ATGGATAAGAAAACAGAAGAATTTTACGCACGCTTAAAAGAAGAATTAAACGAAAGCAGCCAATGGCCGATAGAATATTTGTATAAATTTATTGTTCCGACTTCTGCGGAAAATATTTTTTATGTAGAAAATTCTTTTAACGACATGGGCGCTGTTATCGAAACTACACCTTCTAAAACAGGGAAATATACTGCTATTTCTATCAATGTCAGAATGAAAAGCGCTGACAATATTATCGAAAAATATATTGAAGTTTCGAAAGTAGAGGGAATTATTTCGCTATAA
- a CDS encoding DUF4290 domain-containing protein: MQENPHDVIQHLEYNAERPHLIIPEYGRHLQKLIDQATQVEDATERNKMARYIISVMGNLNPHLRDVPDFQHKLWDQLFVMSDFKLEVESPYPIPSRELLQQKPDPLNYPQNFPKYRFYGNNIKYMIDVANKWEDGEMKSALIIVIANHMKKSYLSWNKDTVKDDVIFEHLYELSDGKLNLKASSEELSNSSDLMRTNKRMSNKIQSGPQKPKITKNGKQNTNKNITRK; encoded by the coding sequence ATGCAAGAAAATCCACACGATGTTATTCAGCATCTTGAATATAATGCTGAAAGGCCTCATTTGATTATTCCGGAATACGGACGTCATTTGCAAAAACTGATTGACCAGGCGACCCAGGTTGAGGATGCAACGGAACGGAATAAAATGGCGCGATACATTATTTCGGTTATGGGGAACCTGAATCCGCATTTGAGGGACGTGCCTGATTTTCAGCATAAACTCTGGGATCAGCTTTTTGTAATGTCTGATTTTAAACTGGAAGTGGAATCACCCTACCCAATACCTTCACGGGAATTGCTACAGCAAAAACCGGATCCGCTTAATTACCCTCAGAATTTTCCAAAATACCGTTTTTATGGCAATAATATCAAGTATATGATTGATGTGGCCAACAAATGGGAAGATGGAGAGATGAAAAGCGCTTTGATTATCGTGATTGCCAATCACATGAAAAAATCCTACCTGAGCTGGAATAAGGATACGGTAAAAGATGATGTTATCTTTGAACACCTTTATGAATTGTCTGATGGGAAGCTGAACCTAAAAGCATCTTCAGAAGAATTATCGAATTCCTCGGACCTGATGCGTACGAACAAAAGGATGTCCAATAAAATTCAATCCGGGCCTCAAAAGCCGAAGATTACCAAAAACGGAAAACAAAACACAAATAAAAATATAACCCGAAAATAA